The Acidicapsa ligni genome has a window encoding:
- a CDS encoding RNA polymerase sigma factor: MERYYDQLQSWALGLTRGDKDIAFDIVHNLYLYIRLAKPDLSRVVSLDNYLYKCLRHIHLAHLSESSRRAGRQIPIVEMDSLELAAWTHSDSYVLGHQNELRRICQYVVWRKQQSKSASFFILRFFHDYHPQQTAEIANLPLSVVRQKLSRMRSEIQEHLQTPGDQQAVRISSEEMPWVSRSWLEFYRELRETIIRSRTGYCLEEEALLAPYQALIPKAIPGPQLSHIVSCERCLSIIDRHFRRPTHGAGELQETISGVKKQDAGRSGGNIRSLTHRELARIVSRHYDDVYQHCPRVLSVVVDGKIVASHHVDARRSVQSVRIERPENVSGVEIYTEQDVRLMLVLVEDLPPQGPSSRTEHIELSDGRWLEMKFIFDSAGLDCEVTYFDPLLSIETSLGVQTSKDSGEAESSRLLPMAPWMGPQAGTQIQPLQKGRRTSQAPRIPLLDRLAAWWSHLNFKAKGMPIFDIDPFFAGAVICAVASVVCLVFWTNQQPHISPSALLKHAEEWDAAGHAEPGVIYQKVRITTKKSSLERSVERAIYRDAQGHRRPRHKQLAPEDEQLRYKLAAAGVDWDAPLSALTYQGWHDRQQISSDRVIRTGKNLLTLTTTSAAPDADVLQESLTVRANDFHPVSRTVELRDYGTVEIAELNYDVLPWSMANPDWFEPVASDTVRRPVVHESPAFHVAPQLTEMQLDEAELEARVVLNRLQVDMGRHIDVIRSSDGVHVIGIVDNAEQKRQMQAQLMIVPHVIAAFSTIQELDTSLTANAISSVQARSVTAVSGDSSVERYFAERGMQRSLVLPLTRRLVDNAFIANHESKTVADLMRRFAANQALTPAARMALSELIIHHKATLLDALEEEQQRLVDLKLISDISVSSGSIQGDPTTLEAAAQRNFALCVELTALDAVQPRPAQEIAPQIAEAISGIRANALRISAASVLAPSEPNKAEIVNQNK, encoded by the coding sequence TTGGAAAGGTACTATGACCAACTGCAGAGTTGGGCACTCGGTCTTACACGGGGCGATAAGGACATCGCATTCGATATTGTCCATAATCTTTATCTATACATTCGATTAGCCAAGCCTGATTTGAGCCGGGTCGTCAGCCTGGACAACTATCTCTACAAGTGCCTACGTCACATACATCTTGCCCACTTGTCGGAGTCTTCGCGCAGGGCCGGCCGCCAGATTCCGATCGTGGAGATGGATTCGCTTGAGCTTGCTGCCTGGACTCACTCTGATTCATACGTCCTGGGGCATCAGAATGAACTGCGCCGCATCTGCCAGTACGTTGTATGGCGCAAGCAGCAAAGCAAGAGCGCGAGCTTTTTCATTCTGCGATTCTTCCATGATTATCATCCTCAGCAGACCGCAGAGATTGCGAACCTGCCTCTGTCCGTGGTGAGGCAGAAGCTGAGCCGAATGCGCTCGGAGATTCAAGAACACCTGCAGACTCCAGGCGATCAGCAGGCCGTCAGGATTTCATCCGAAGAGATGCCCTGGGTATCGCGCTCCTGGCTGGAGTTCTATCGCGAGCTGCGCGAAACGATTATCCGTTCGCGAACCGGGTATTGCCTGGAAGAAGAGGCGCTGCTGGCGCCTTATCAGGCTCTCATTCCTAAAGCCATCCCGGGTCCGCAACTCTCGCATATCGTGAGTTGCGAACGTTGCCTGTCTATAATCGATCGCCATTTCCGCCGCCCCACGCATGGCGCTGGTGAATTGCAGGAGACGATCTCCGGTGTAAAGAAGCAGGACGCCGGGAGATCGGGAGGAAACATTCGGTCACTGACGCATCGAGAGCTTGCGCGCATCGTATCGCGCCATTATGACGACGTTTATCAGCACTGTCCGCGAGTTTTGTCCGTTGTTGTCGATGGGAAGATAGTTGCCTCGCACCATGTAGATGCGCGGCGCAGCGTGCAGTCCGTGCGCATTGAACGGCCTGAAAATGTGAGCGGAGTTGAGATCTACACGGAACAAGACGTCCGCCTGATGCTTGTTCTCGTGGAAGATCTGCCTCCGCAAGGGCCGAGCTCAAGAACGGAGCACATCGAGTTAAGTGATGGCCGCTGGCTTGAGATGAAATTCATCTTTGACAGCGCCGGTCTCGATTGTGAAGTTACTTATTTCGACCCGTTGCTTTCAATCGAAACAAGCCTCGGTGTGCAGACAAGCAAGGATAGCGGCGAGGCTGAGTCTTCGCGGCTTCTACCCATGGCGCCGTGGATGGGACCACAGGCGGGGACGCAGATACAGCCGCTTCAAAAAGGACGAAGGACCTCACAGGCCCCGCGTATTCCATTGCTTGATCGGCTTGCGGCATGGTGGTCCCATCTCAATTTCAAAGCCAAGGGGATGCCAATCTTCGATATCGATCCATTCTTTGCAGGCGCTGTGATCTGTGCCGTCGCCTCCGTCGTCTGCCTGGTTTTCTGGACGAATCAACAGCCGCATATCTCTCCTTCTGCCTTGCTCAAGCATGCTGAAGAGTGGGATGCGGCAGGACATGCCGAGCCTGGGGTGATCTACCAGAAAGTGCGGATTACCACGAAGAAGAGCAGCCTGGAGCGATCGGTCGAACGTGCGATTTACAGGGATGCACAGGGCCATCGCCGCCCCAGGCATAAACAGCTTGCCCCGGAAGATGAGCAGTTGCGATACAAACTGGCTGCGGCCGGCGTCGATTGGGATGCTCCGCTATCAGCGCTTACCTATCAGGGATGGCACGATCGGCAGCAGATATCGAGTGATCGTGTCATCCGCACAGGTAAGAATCTTCTGACGCTTACAACTACGTCGGCAGCACCGGACGCTGACGTTCTGCAGGAATCGCTGACCGTGCGCGCGAATGACTTTCATCCGGTAAGCCGCACTGTTGAGTTGCGGGATTACGGCACTGTTGAGATTGCGGAGTTGAACTACGACGTACTTCCGTGGAGCATGGCGAACCCCGATTGGTTCGAGCCGGTGGCTAGCGATACCGTGCGCAGGCCTGTCGTTCATGAGTCGCCGGCTTTTCATGTTGCGCCTCAACTTACCGAGATGCAACTGGATGAGGCTGAGCTGGAGGCACGCGTTGTTCTCAATCGGCTACAGGTCGACATGGGGAGACACATAGACGTCATACGCAGCAGCGATGGTGTTCATGTTATCGGCATTGTCGACAATGCCGAACAGAAGAGGCAGATGCAGGCCCAGTTGATGATCGTTCCGCATGTCATCGCTGCTTTTTCCACGATTCAGGAACTCGATACAAGCCTGACAGCGAATGCAATCAGCAGTGTGCAGGCAAGATCGGTTACCGCCGTTTCTGGCGATTCATCCGTAGAGCGCTATTTTGCCGAGAGGGGGATGCAGCGCAGTCTCGTTCTGCCACTGACGAGACGCCTGGTAGACAACGCCTTCATCGCTAATCACGAGAGCAAGACCGTTGCGGATCTGATGCGGAGATTCGCCGCGAATCAGGCTCTGACCCCGGCTGCCCGCATGGCATTGAGCGAACTCATCATCCACCACAAAGCCACACTGCTTGATGCTCTTGAGGAAGAACAGCAGCGGCTTGTCGATCTAAAACTCATCTCGGATATCTCCGTCTCGTCGGGATCGATTCAGGGTGATCCCACAACACTGGAAGCAGCCGCGCAACGAAACTTTGCGCTTTGCGTGGAACTGACAGCTCTTGATGCGGTGCAGCCCCGGCCCGCTCAGGAAATTGCGCCTCAAATTGCCGAAGCTATTTCGGGGATACGAGCGAATGCCCTTCGTATCTCTGCGGCATCCGTATTGGCGCCGTCCGAACCCAATAAAGCTGAAATCGTCAACCAAAACAAATAG
- a CDS encoding winged helix-turn-helix domain-containing protein produces the protein MLDSVVMVAPKRLLSAKRFGVYEVTLRSGELRKAGKLIRVQSQPMRVLQILLEHPGEVVTREELCNQLWPGESFGDFDQAVNAAIAKLRSVLGDSADNPRFIETLPKLGYRFLPEVVLEYAEPAVDSETPSEPKQSDPEQSYTELPRQPASVSSAALAGRVRRPAIWIALAVVLLIGVAGLAFWQYQLKHGSMSKIRSLAVLPLENLSGDASQDYFADGMTDELITDLAQIRTLRVISRTSTLKYKNTRKSLPEIARDLNVDAVVEGSAVRSGDRVRITAQLIRASTDQHLWAESYEGDMSDSLALQKKVARAIAEQIRIELTPQEEGVLESARTVDPAAYEDYLRGRYFWNQRTADGLERAVEYFNQAIAKDPNYAQAYSGLADTYALLGDWQYATMTTREALPKAKAAATKALQIDNTLSEAHTSLAFTLDGFDWDLKGAGREFEQAIVLNPGYATAHHWYAWHLALLARYDEAMVEMRKAQNLDPLSLIINADLAELLLIAHRNEESIQQSQRTIEMDPDFAMAHNQLAQAYLAKHMPDKAIPELKKAIDLSGGSPTSEANLARAYVAVGDRNKAVELIGELQESSRPGFSHAAEIATIYAALGKKDQAMNWLEKGAEEKFNPGVLIRPGFDPMRSDPRFQALLRRIGLPQ, from the coding sequence ATGCTAGACTCGGTGGTAATGGTGGCGCCAAAGCGGCTGTTGTCGGCGAAACGATTCGGAGTCTACGAGGTCACTTTGCGTTCGGGAGAATTGCGCAAAGCGGGTAAGTTGATCCGTGTCCAAAGTCAACCCATGAGGGTTCTACAGATACTGCTGGAGCATCCAGGGGAAGTCGTCACCAGGGAGGAATTGTGCAACCAGCTCTGGCCTGGGGAGAGCTTTGGCGATTTCGACCAGGCAGTGAATGCAGCGATCGCAAAGCTGCGAAGCGTACTCGGGGACTCGGCGGACAATCCGCGATTTATCGAGACTCTTCCCAAGCTCGGGTACAGGTTTCTGCCTGAGGTCGTATTAGAGTATGCAGAGCCTGCTGTAGATTCCGAGACGCCGAGTGAGCCAAAGCAATCTGATCCCGAGCAATCCTACACAGAGCTCCCCCGTCAGCCTGCGTCTGTGTCGTCTGCAGCCTTGGCAGGTCGCGTCAGACGCCCCGCCATTTGGATAGCGCTGGCTGTCGTGTTGCTGATCGGTGTAGCCGGACTTGCGTTTTGGCAATACCAATTGAAGCATGGCTCAATGTCGAAGATTCGATCCCTGGCAGTCCTTCCATTAGAGAATCTTTCAGGCGATGCTTCGCAAGACTACTTCGCCGATGGAATGACCGATGAGTTGATTACGGATTTAGCCCAGATCCGAACCCTGCGAGTCATCTCGCGCACTTCAACTTTGAAGTATAAAAACACGCGCAAGTCGCTGCCCGAGATTGCGCGCGACTTGAATGTTGATGCTGTCGTGGAGGGCAGCGCGGTGCGGTCTGGGGATCGAGTTCGCATCACAGCGCAACTGATCCGTGCGTCTACGGACCAGCACTTATGGGCAGAAAGCTACGAAGGCGATATGAGCGACAGTCTGGCCCTGCAAAAAAAAGTGGCGCGTGCCATCGCTGAGCAGATTCGTATCGAACTGACTCCGCAGGAAGAAGGTGTTCTAGAAAGCGCCAGGACAGTGGACCCCGCAGCTTACGAAGACTATCTCCGGGGACGCTACTTCTGGAACCAACGAACGGCTGACGGGCTGGAGCGTGCAGTCGAGTATTTTAATCAGGCGATTGCCAAGGATCCGAATTACGCACAGGCCTACAGCGGGTTGGCCGACACGTATGCACTATTGGGCGACTGGCAATACGCCACAATGACCACGAGAGAAGCCCTGCCAAAGGCCAAGGCAGCGGCGACCAAGGCACTGCAAATTGATAACACACTGAGCGAAGCCCATACGTCGCTCGCTTTTACTCTTGATGGATTCGACTGGGATCTGAAAGGAGCCGGAAGGGAGTTTGAGCAAGCGATAGTTCTTAATCCCGGATACGCAACGGCCCATCACTGGTATGCGTGGCACCTCGCACTTTTAGCGCGATACGACGAAGCTATGGTGGAGATGCGCAAAGCACAGAATCTGGATCCACTATCCCTCATTATCAATGCTGATCTCGCAGAACTACTACTGATTGCGCATCGGAACGAGGAGTCCATCCAACAGAGCCAGAGGACCATTGAGATGGATCCAGACTTCGCGATGGCCCACAATCAATTGGCACAGGCCTATCTTGCCAAGCACATGCCAGACAAGGCTATCCCTGAACTGAAAAAGGCGATTGATCTCTCCGGAGGCAGCCCCACCTCCGAGGCAAACCTGGCGCGAGCGTATGTCGCTGTTGGAGACCGCAACAAAGCCGTCGAACTAATTGGCGAGTTGCAGGAAAGCTCGCGTCCAGGTTTTTCTCACGCTGCGGAGATCGCTACTATCTACGCGGCGCTCGGCAAGAAAGACCAGGCCATGAACTGGCTCGAAAAAGGAGCCGAAGAAAAGTTCAATCCGGGCGTGCTGATACGGCCCGGTTTCGATCCCATGCGTTCTGATCCTCGCTTTCAGGCTCTCCTGCGTCGCATTGGTCTGCCGCAGTAG
- a CDS encoding RNA polymerase sigma factor gives MTHVEISANSVAGSCAPSLPCCNPSPNFEELALPLFDSVYRFAHWLTRSKTDAEDLVQDTYLKAFRGFATFKPGSNFRAWIFCILRNTFLSSRMSAQYRLHVAVFNADECLAKLPSRSLDPVAILIDRALLDAVQAAVQRLPIILRDVFVLCDLQGASYRETAEALSIPLGTVMSRLSRARKAVGESMHAIVINGNAKTRGQQQCAESLGTLRTVASAHSISACILHTD, from the coding sequence TTGACACATGTTGAAATCAGCGCGAACTCAGTAGCCGGTTCCTGCGCCCCTTCCCTGCCATGTTGCAACCCCTCCCCCAACTTCGAGGAGCTGGCTCTCCCGCTCTTCGACTCGGTGTACCGTTTCGCGCACTGGCTGACCAGGAGCAAAACGGATGCCGAAGACCTTGTCCAGGACACCTATCTCAAGGCATTTCGCGGCTTCGCAACGTTTAAGCCCGGCAGCAACTTCCGCGCCTGGATCTTTTGCATTTTAAGGAACACATTCCTGAGCTCGCGTATGAGCGCTCAGTACCGCCTGCATGTAGCCGTGTTCAACGCTGACGAGTGCCTGGCAAAGTTGCCATCCAGATCTCTGGACCCCGTCGCGATCTTGATTGATCGTGCCCTGCTGGATGCGGTTCAAGCAGCAGTACAACGATTGCCGATCATCCTCCGCGACGTCTTCGTGTTGTGCGATCTACAGGGGGCATCCTACCGTGAAACCGCAGAAGCTCTGTCGATCCCGCTTGGCACAGTGATGTCACGTCTGTCGCGGGCTCGCAAGGCCGTTGGTGAATCAATGCACGCCATAGTCATTAATGGAAACGCGAAGACCAGAGGACAGCAGCAGTGCGCAGAGTCCCTCGGCACCCTGCGTACGGTTGCTTCCGCTCACTCAATATCTGCTTGTATATTGCACACCGACTGA
- a CDS encoding heme-binding domain-containing protein, with protein MNRTKILSVVAILFATSLGVSYIHPFGNPHAVTQQPREALLQDAAMPDAAKRVLINKCADCHSQATHWPVYSHLAPMSWLVERDIVVGRQHLNLTHWKELPSDKQEVLSAEIVQQAKKRSMPLPQYLLLHWDARLSESDVAALSSLTAGGATDVGGTHTGDAAQGKSLFERRCTGCHALDSDREGPHLRGAFGRKAGSVPGFSYSPALKNSGVNWNEATLERWLQDSDAMVPNSAMGFSVPKAQNRADLIAFLKSVK; from the coding sequence ATGAACAGGACGAAAATACTGAGCGTCGTGGCGATTCTATTTGCCACGTCGCTCGGCGTCTCATACATACATCCATTCGGCAATCCTCACGCTGTCACACAACAGCCGCGAGAAGCGCTGTTGCAGGATGCGGCGATGCCCGATGCTGCAAAGCGGGTTCTCATCAACAAGTGTGCAGACTGCCATTCCCAAGCAACGCATTGGCCTGTGTATTCTCATCTCGCTCCGATGTCCTGGCTGGTTGAAAGAGACATCGTCGTAGGGCGTCAACATCTTAACCTCACGCACTGGAAAGAACTCCCCAGCGATAAGCAGGAGGTGCTGTCGGCAGAGATTGTTCAGCAAGCGAAGAAGAGGTCTATGCCTTTGCCTCAGTATCTGCTTCTGCACTGGGATGCGAGACTCTCGGAGTCCGATGTCGCCGCACTCTCATCGCTCACAGCGGGCGGCGCAACCGATGTTGGAGGAACCCACACCGGAGACGCTGCACAAGGGAAGTCGCTCTTCGAAAGGCGTTGCACTGGCTGTCATGCTCTGGATTCAGATCGTGAAGGCCCGCACCTCCGTGGCGCTTTTGGTAGAAAGGCCGGTTCTGTCCCAGGCTTCAGTTATTCGCCTGCTTTAAAGAACTCGGGAGTCAATTGGAATGAGGCCACTCTTGAACGATGGCTTCAGGATAGTGACGCGATGGTACCCAATAGCGCTATGGGCTTCAGTGTGCCAAAGGCCCAGAATCGCGCCGACCTTATCGCGTTTCTGAAATCTGTGAAATGA
- a CDS encoding metallophosphoesterase family protein, with amino-acid sequence MANEDALIQDELKKPTGDGIDRRNFLECMAWAGTGLVWSVIGGVPASRLLGQTPKGASGSIGRVEDFSFVQISDSHIGFNKGANPDVTGTLKKAIDRANLAAPSMAIPDFMLHTGDITQNSKASEFDTASQIIKGFKKDIFYVPGEHDFIDDGDQYKQRFGKGTVGNGWYSFNHKGVHFVGLNNCVQVDAMGNLGADQIAWLKSDLAGLSSSTPIVVFAHIPLWMVYEKWGWGTHDGEQALAMLKRFGSVTVLNGHIHQIVQKVEGNVAFHTAMATAFPQPAPGTAPNPGPMMVPAGKLESVLGVTNVKVVRGHSHLAVVDHSLAENA; translated from the coding sequence ATGGCAAATGAAGATGCGTTGATTCAAGACGAATTGAAGAAACCGACCGGCGATGGAATCGATCGCAGAAATTTTCTTGAGTGCATGGCCTGGGCGGGTACAGGCCTGGTTTGGTCGGTTATTGGAGGCGTGCCAGCTTCCAGGCTGCTTGGGCAAACTCCGAAGGGTGCCTCAGGTTCGATAGGCCGAGTTGAGGATTTCTCGTTCGTGCAGATCAGCGATAGCCACATTGGCTTTAACAAGGGTGCAAACCCTGATGTAACAGGCACGTTGAAGAAAGCCATCGACCGCGCCAACCTGGCTGCGCCCAGCATGGCTATCCCGGACTTCATGCTCCATACCGGAGATATCACCCAGAATTCAAAGGCATCTGAATTTGATACTGCGTCTCAAATCATCAAAGGCTTTAAGAAAGATATCTTTTACGTGCCGGGTGAGCACGATTTCATCGATGACGGAGACCAATATAAGCAGCGCTTCGGAAAGGGAACGGTCGGCAATGGCTGGTACAGCTTTAATCACAAGGGCGTTCACTTCGTAGGGCTCAACAACTGCGTCCAGGTGGACGCAATGGGAAACCTCGGCGCTGACCAGATTGCATGGTTGAAATCCGATCTAGCTGGACTAAGCAGCTCTACTCCTATCGTGGTCTTCGCCCACATTCCTCTTTGGATGGTGTATGAGAAATGGGGCTGGGGCACGCACGATGGAGAGCAGGCTCTTGCAATGTTGAAGCGTTTCGGCTCGGTAACTGTCCTGAATGGCCATATTCATCAGATCGTGCAGAAAGTCGAGGGCAACGTTGCGTTCCATACGGCGATGGCGACTGCGTTCCCGCAACCAGCTCCTGGAACTGCTCCAAACCCTGGACCCATGATGGTACCCGCAGGAAAGCTCGAAAGCGTGCTCGGAGTAACGAACGTGAAGGTTGTTCGCGGACACAGCCATCTTGCCGTCGTTGACCATTCTTTGGCGGAAAACGCATGA